A region of Mesorhizobium sp. M3A.F.Ca.ET.080.04.2.1 DNA encodes the following proteins:
- a CDS encoding N-formylglutamate amidohydrolase, producing the protein MERARPASPAPSETVRVTNPGGSSPFVLTCDHASNFLPAEFGTLGLPVEDLSRHIAWDPGALPVASRMAEALDATLVETRVSRLVIDCNRPLDAPDLVPPISEATVIPGNSGLSDKQRAARIDLSWRPFHDTIARIIDERLAKGQETRLVSVHSFTPVYKGKNRPWHIGIIHDEDRRLASPLIAALQRLSGVCVGINEPYSPADRVYFTLERHARSRGLACAMIEIRNDEISGESGQRKWADLLTGIFSNLEPEEARGSRQRAVGKSVQSAS; encoded by the coding sequence ATGGAGAGAGCACGGCCAGCCAGCCCTGCACCGTCTGAAACCGTAAGGGTGACGAACCCCGGCGGGTCCAGTCCTTTCGTCTTGACCTGCGATCACGCCTCCAATTTCCTGCCAGCCGAATTCGGCACGCTCGGCTTGCCCGTCGAGGACCTTTCCCGCCATATCGCCTGGGATCCGGGCGCGCTCCCCGTCGCCAGCCGCATGGCAGAGGCGCTCGATGCCACGCTGGTCGAAACACGCGTCTCGCGCCTCGTCATCGACTGCAACCGGCCGCTCGATGCGCCAGATCTCGTGCCGCCGATCAGTGAAGCGACGGTCATCCCCGGCAATTCCGGTCTCTCCGACAAGCAGCGCGCCGCGCGCATCGATCTGTCGTGGCGCCCATTCCACGACACGATCGCACGCATAATCGACGAGCGGCTGGCGAAGGGTCAGGAGACCAGGCTGGTGTCGGTTCATTCGTTCACGCCGGTCTACAAGGGCAAGAACCGGCCCTGGCATATCGGCATCATCCATGACGAGGACCGCAGGTTGGCGTCGCCGCTGATTGCCGCGCTGCAGCGGCTATCCGGCGTCTGCGTCGGCATCAACGAGCCCTATTCGCCGGCCGACCGCGTCTATTTCACACTGGAACGGCATGCGCGCTCGCGCGGCCTTGCCTGCGCGATGATCGAAATCCGCAACGACGAGATTTCCGGCGAGTCCGGGCAGCGGAAATGGGCGGATCTGCTCACAGGCATCTTTTCGAATCTGGAGCCCGAGGAGGCCAGGGGCTCCCGACAACGCGCAGTGGGAAAGTCAGTACAATCGGCCAGCTGA
- a CDS encoding iron-containing alcohol dehydrogenase, protein MSKLISKWNYPTTVRFGAGRIKELPDVLAATGIKRPLFVTDPGLAKLPVVASTLKILDDAKIPYGVFSEVKPNPVDSNLTAGIAVFKKGKHDGVIAFGGGSALDLGKLIAFQAGQTRPVWDFEDIGDWWTRADSDAIAPIIAVPTTAGTGSEVGRAGVITNEATHTKKVIFHPKLLPAIVIADPELSVGMPGFITAGTGMDALAHCLEAYCAPGYHPMADGIAVEGIRLVFENLPKAFANGKDLAARAHMMSAAAMGAAAFQKGLGAIHSLSHPVGALYDTHHGMTNAVFMPYVLAFNREAIEDRIARLAAYCGIKGGFDGFAKAIIKLRKELKVPHALPGLIKGLDMDKKRKGLIADMAVVDPTAGGNPVKLTKKAALTLLENTIAGTV, encoded by the coding sequence ATGTCCAAGCTCATCTCCAAATGGAATTACCCCACCACGGTCCGCTTCGGCGCCGGTCGCATCAAGGAACTGCCGGACGTGCTGGCCGCCACCGGCATCAAGCGGCCGCTCTTCGTCACCGATCCGGGTCTGGCGAAGCTGCCGGTCGTCGCCTCGACGCTGAAGATCCTCGACGATGCCAAGATCCCTTATGGCGTGTTCTCCGAGGTCAAGCCGAACCCAGTCGATTCCAACCTCACCGCCGGCATTGCGGTGTTCAAGAAGGGCAAGCATGACGGCGTCATCGCCTTCGGCGGCGGCTCGGCGCTCGACCTCGGCAAGCTGATCGCCTTCCAGGCCGGGCAGACGCGTCCGGTGTGGGATTTCGAGGATATCGGCGACTGGTGGACCAGAGCCGATTCCGACGCCATCGCCCCGATCATCGCGGTGCCGACCACGGCGGGCACCGGTTCGGAAGTGGGACGCGCCGGCGTCATCACCAATGAGGCGACCCACACCAAGAAGGTCATCTTCCATCCGAAGCTTCTGCCGGCGATCGTGATCGCCGATCCGGAGCTGTCGGTCGGCATGCCGGGCTTCATCACCGCCGGCACCGGCATGGATGCGCTCGCCCACTGTCTCGAGGCCTATTGCGCGCCGGGCTATCACCCGATGGCCGACGGCATCGCCGTCGAAGGCATCAGGCTGGTGTTCGAGAACCTGCCCAAGGCCTTCGCCAACGGCAAGGACCTTGCCGCCCGCGCCCATATGATGAGCGCAGCCGCCATGGGCGCCGCCGCCTTCCAGAAGGGGCTCGGCGCCATCCACTCGCTGTCGCATCCGGTCGGCGCGCTCTACGACACCCACCACGGCATGACCAACGCCGTGTTCATGCCCTATGTGCTCGCCTTCAACCGCGAGGCGATCGAGGACCGCATCGCGCGCCTTGCCGCCTATTGCGGCATCAAGGGCGGCTTCGACGGTTTCGCCAAGGCGATCATCAAGCTGCGCAAGGAGCTCAAGGTGCCGCATGCGCTGCCCGGCCTCATCAAGGGTCTCGACATGGACAAGAAGCGCAAGGGCCTGATCGCCGACATGGCGGTGGTCGACCCGACCGCCGGCGGCAATCCGGTCAAGCTCACCAAAAAGGCGGCGCTGACGCTGCTCGAAAACACCATCGCCGGCACAGTCTGA
- a CDS encoding ABC transporter substrate-binding protein: protein MFKFTGKVLSLSAAALFASTVISSADAMDDLVKAAKAEGQLTTIALPHDWCGYGDVIAGFKAKYPEITVNELNPDAGSGDEIEAIKANKDNKGPQAPDVIDVGLSFGPSAKNDGLIQAYKVSTWDSIPDSAKDADGFWTGDYYGVLSFQVNKDLVKEAPADWADLQKPEFANSVALAGDPRASNQAIQAVYAAGLSGGAAAGEAAGTAGLDFFKKLNAAGNFVPVIGKTATLAQGQTPILVTWDYNALSGRDTLKGNPPVDVIVPKTGVVAGVYVQAISAFAPHPNAAKLWLEYLYSDEGQIGWLKGYCHPIRFNDLAKNGKIPAEMLAKMPPAESYAAAVFPTLDEQGKAKEAITKNWDAVVGANVK, encoded by the coding sequence ATGTTCAAATTCACGGGGAAAGTGCTTTCCCTTTCGGCCGCGGCGCTCTTCGCGTCGACGGTGATTTCGTCCGCCGATGCGATGGACGATCTCGTCAAGGCGGCGAAGGCGGAGGGCCAGCTCACCACCATCGCGCTGCCGCATGACTGGTGCGGTTACGGCGATGTCATCGCCGGCTTCAAGGCGAAGTATCCGGAAATCACCGTAAACGAACTCAACCCGGATGCGGGTTCGGGCGACGAGATCGAGGCGATCAAGGCCAACAAGGACAACAAGGGCCCGCAGGCACCCGACGTGATCGACGTCGGCCTGTCCTTTGGTCCTTCGGCCAAGAACGACGGCCTGATCCAGGCCTATAAGGTGTCGACCTGGGATTCCATTCCCGACAGCGCCAAGGATGCCGACGGCTTCTGGACCGGCGACTATTACGGCGTGCTCTCCTTCCAGGTGAACAAGGACCTGGTCAAGGAAGCGCCGGCGGACTGGGCTGACCTGCAAAAGCCGGAATTCGCCAACTCGGTCGCCCTTGCCGGCGATCCGCGCGCTTCGAACCAGGCCATCCAGGCCGTCTACGCCGCCGGCCTCTCCGGTGGTGCAGCCGCCGGCGAGGCTGCCGGCACCGCCGGCCTCGACTTCTTCAAGAAGCTCAATGCCGCCGGCAATTTCGTGCCGGTCATCGGCAAGACCGCGACGCTTGCCCAGGGCCAGACGCCTATCCTGGTCACCTGGGACTACAACGCGCTCTCCGGTCGCGACACGCTGAAGGGCAATCCGCCGGTCGACGTCATCGTGCCGAAGACGGGCGTCGTCGCCGGTGTCTATGTGCAGGCGATCAGCGCCTTTGCGCCGCATCCGAACGCCGCCAAGCTTTGGCTCGAGTATCTCTACTCCGACGAAGGCCAGATCGGCTGGCTGAAGGGCTATTGCCACCCGATCCGCTTCAACGACCTTGCCAAGAACGGCAAGATCCCGGCCGAGATGCTGGCGAAGATGCCGCCGGCGGAATCCTATGCCGCCGCAGTGTTCCCAACTCTCGACGAACAGGGCAAGGCAAAGGAAGCCATCACCAAGAACTGGGACGCCGTTGTCGGCGCCAACGTGAAGTAA
- a CDS encoding ABC transporter ATP-binding protein has protein sequence MAEPFLSIQHVRKSFGATTVVEDFNLDVAPGEFVSFLGPSGCGKTTVLRMVAGFEEPSAGKIVVAGKDITRLKPNQRNVGMVFQAYALFPNLTVAQNIGFGLKVAGMSKAAIDARVAEMLDIIKLPQMADRYPYQLSGGQQQRIALARAIAPKPKLLLLDEPLSALDAKVRISLREEIRSIQKKLGITTIFVTHDQEEALSISDRIAVMYGGKAEQVGTPFEIYNRPATKFVANFVGTLNVLEGRVTDAASGKVQVNAQEVSLKGKLNGSKAGDTLSLALRPEAISLGRQPGHDTSLSGEIAEVHFLGSVIRVRVGIGGNTVSLDTFNNSSTPPPVVGAKADISFSSGDMLVLH, from the coding sequence ATGGCCGAGCCGTTCCTCTCCATCCAGCACGTGCGAAAGTCCTTCGGCGCCACGACGGTGGTCGAGGATTTCAATCTCGACGTGGCGCCGGGCGAATTCGTTTCCTTCCTCGGCCCGTCCGGCTGCGGCAAGACGACGGTGCTGCGCATGGTGGCCGGCTTCGAAGAGCCGAGCGCCGGCAAGATCGTGGTTGCCGGCAAGGACATCACCAGGCTGAAGCCGAACCAGCGCAATGTCGGCATGGTGTTCCAGGCCTATGCCCTATTCCCCAACCTGACGGTGGCGCAGAATATCGGCTTCGGGCTGAAGGTGGCGGGCATGTCAAAGGCGGCGATCGATGCCCGCGTCGCGGAGATGCTCGACATCATCAAGCTGCCGCAGATGGCCGATCGCTATCCCTATCAGCTCTCCGGCGGCCAGCAGCAGCGCATCGCGCTGGCGCGCGCCATCGCGCCGAAGCCGAAGCTGCTTCTGCTCGACGAGCCGCTGTCGGCGCTCGATGCCAAGGTGCGTATTTCGCTGCGCGAGGAGATCCGCTCGATCCAGAAGAAGCTCGGCATCACCACCATCTTCGTGACGCACGACCAGGAAGAGGCATTGTCCATCTCCGACCGCATCGCCGTCATGTATGGCGGCAAGGCCGAGCAGGTCGGCACGCCGTTCGAGATCTACAACCGGCCGGCGACCAAGTTCGTCGCCAATTTCGTCGGCACGCTCAACGTGCTGGAGGGCAGGGTCACCGATGCCGCTTCGGGCAAGGTGCAGGTCAACGCGCAGGAAGTGTCGCTCAAGGGCAAGCTCAACGGCTCGAAGGCGGGGGACACGCTGTCGCTGGCGCTCAGGCCCGAGGCGATCTCGCTCGGGCGGCAGCCGGGCCACGACACCAGCCTGTCCGGCGAAATCGCCGAAGTGCATTTCCTCGGCTCGGTGATCCGGGTGCGCGTCGGCATCGGCGGCAACACGGTCTCGCTCGACACGTTCAACAACTCGTCGACACCGCCACCGGTCGTCGGCGCGAAGGCGGATATCTCCTTCTCATCGGGCGATATGCTGGTGCTGCATTAG
- a CDS encoding glutamine synthetase family protein: MAGNFSFDELKKAVSNGEIDTVLACIVDMQGRLAGKRFLAQYFVDSAHGETHGCNYLLACDIDMEPVPGYKAASWSKGYGDFVMKPDLSTLRRIPWLEKTALVICDVLDHHTHDDLGHSPRAILKKQVKRLQERGYIGYFASELEFYLFNETYDSARKKHWQALDSASPYIGDYQIGITTKEEGVMRRLRNEMEAAGIPIENSKGEWGPGQEEINVRYAEALEMADRHVILKNGAKEIADSEGKAISFMAKYNYGLAGNSSHIHNSLWSADGKTPLFFDKNAEWTLSTLGQQWAAGQLKYAKEFTWFLAPYINSYKRFQAGTFAPTKIMWSEDNRTAGFRLCGEGTKGIRMECRIGGADLNPYLAFAALIASGLAGIDEKLDLQKPFVGDAYQASQLPEIPKTLRDAAETLAQSTMLKQALGEDVVEHYVHTARWEQFEYDRRITDWELHRGFERY, encoded by the coding sequence ATGGCCGGGAATTTCTCGTTCGATGAGTTGAAGAAGGCGGTCTCCAACGGCGAGATCGACACGGTGCTGGCATGCATCGTCGACATGCAGGGCCGGCTAGCGGGAAAGCGTTTCCTGGCCCAGTATTTCGTCGATTCCGCGCATGGGGAGACCCATGGCTGCAACTATCTGCTCGCCTGCGACATCGATATGGAGCCGGTGCCCGGCTACAAGGCCGCAAGCTGGTCGAAGGGCTATGGCGATTTCGTCATGAAGCCCGATCTTTCGACACTGCGGCGCATTCCCTGGCTGGAAAAGACGGCGCTGGTCATCTGCGACGTGCTCGATCATCACACCCATGACGATCTCGGCCATTCGCCCCGCGCCATCCTGAAGAAGCAGGTCAAGCGTCTGCAGGAGCGCGGCTATATCGGCTACTTCGCCTCCGAGCTCGAATTCTACCTGTTCAACGAGACCTACGATTCGGCCCGCAAGAAACATTGGCAGGCCCTCGACTCGGCCTCGCCTTACATCGGCGACTACCAGATCGGCATCACCACCAAGGAAGAAGGCGTCATGCGCCGGTTGCGCAACGAGATGGAGGCAGCCGGCATACCGATCGAGAACTCCAAGGGCGAGTGGGGTCCGGGCCAGGAAGAGATCAATGTGCGCTATGCCGAGGCGCTGGAGATGGCGGATCGCCATGTCATCCTGAAGAACGGCGCCAAGGAGATCGCCGATTCCGAAGGCAAGGCGATCTCCTTCATGGCCAAGTACAATTACGGGCTGGCCGGCAATTCCAGCCACATCCACAATTCGCTGTGGAGCGCCGACGGCAAAACGCCACTGTTCTTCGACAAGAACGCTGAATGGACGCTGTCGACGCTCGGCCAGCAATGGGCCGCGGGCCAGCTCAAATACGCCAAGGAATTCACCTGGTTCCTGGCGCCTTACATCAACTCCTACAAGCGCTTCCAGGCCGGCACCTTCGCGCCGACCAAGATCATGTGGAGCGAGGACAACCGCACCGCCGGATTCCGCCTCTGCGGCGAAGGCACCAAGGGCATCCGCATGGAGTGCCGGATCGGCGGCGCCGACCTCAATCCCTATCTCGCCTTCGCGGCGCTGATCGCGTCCGGGCTTGCCGGCATCGACGAGAAGCTGGACTTGCAGAAGCCCTTCGTCGGCGATGCCTACCAGGCCTCGCAGCTGCCGGAAATCCCCAAGACGCTGCGCGACGCCGCCGAGACGCTGGCGCAGTCCACCATGCTCAAGCAGGCCTTAGGCGAGGACGTGGTCGAGCATTATGTGCACACCGCGCGCTGGGAGCAGTTCGAATACGATCGCCGCATCACGGATTGGGAACTGCACCGGGGGTTCGAGCGGTACTAG
- a CDS encoding ABC transporter permease yields the protein MKSGRFWAWVVFLLGAAYFFIPLIATIEFSLRMRRGVYSFDAYKVVLGDSQFQATFMFSVIVAVFTIILGVLIVVPTAYWIRLRLPQIRPVVEFITLLPLVIPAIVIVFGYIRMYGSNSPLPFLGSNLGANALLVIGYAALALPYMYRAVDTGLRTIDVRTLTEAAQILGAGWGTIIARVILPNVLIAVLSGAFLTFAIVIGEFTMASLLNRPAFGPYLQNLVANRAYEPAALSIIAFVITWGCMSLIQVLSRFAPRSANRPN from the coding sequence ATGAAGTCCGGCAGGTTCTGGGCCTGGGTCGTCTTTCTTCTCGGCGCGGCCTATTTCTTTATCCCGCTGATCGCGACGATCGAGTTCTCGCTGCGCATGCGACGCGGCGTCTATTCGTTCGACGCCTACAAGGTCGTGCTGGGCGACAGCCAGTTCCAGGCGACCTTCATGTTTTCCGTGATCGTCGCCGTCTTCACCATCATCCTCGGCGTGCTGATCGTCGTGCCTACGGCCTACTGGATCCGCTTGCGCCTGCCGCAGATAAGGCCGGTCGTGGAATTCATCACGCTGCTGCCGCTGGTCATCCCGGCCATCGTCATCGTCTTTGGCTATATCCGGATGTACGGTTCGAATTCACCGCTGCCGTTCCTGGGGTCGAATTTGGGAGCTAACGCGCTGCTGGTCATCGGCTATGCGGCGCTTGCGCTGCCCTACATGTATCGTGCCGTCGATACCGGTCTTCGCACCATCGACGTGCGCACGCTGACCGAGGCCGCGCAGATCCTGGGGGCGGGCTGGGGCACGATCATCGCCCGGGTCATTTTGCCCAATGTGCTGATCGCCGTGTTGTCGGGTGCGTTCCTCACCTTCGCCATCGTCATCGGCGAGTTCACCATGGCCAGCCTGCTCAACCGTCCCGCCTTCGGTCCCTATCTGCAGAACCTGGTGGCCAACCGCGCCTATGAACCGGCCGCCCTGTCCATCATCGCTTTTGTGATAACCTGGGGCTGCATGTCGCTGATCCAGGTGCTGTCCCGTTTTGCGCCGAGATCGGCGAACCGCCCGAATTGA
- a CDS encoding amino acid permease — MAEPGYTEVDKAEDMKVLHNMGYAQELERRLSRFSNFAVSFSIICILSGGINSLAQATSGAGGIGIGIGWLVGCFVSLTFAVAMSQISSAYPTAGGLYHWGSILGNRGTGWVTAWLNLLGLITVLGAINVGTWTFFLGAFGPALGIEGNLTNQMIFLVIITGAQALINHLGIKLTAKLTDFSGYLIFFGSILIAVVCLLSAETWDFSRLFTFHNYSGDAGGGVWPQVSNAWVFALGLLLPIYTITGYDASAHTSEETIKAASSVPRAMVMSVIWSALFGYLFLASFIVMIPNMDEAAKQGWNVFFWAFDQRVGTGLKEFVYLIVFVAQLLCGLATVTSASRMIFAFSRDGGLPGSAALAKVSPTHRTPVAAIWTASILSVLFVWGSSVVSVAGTSAYTIVVSCTVIFLFLSFIVPIVLGMMAWGTPKWDKMGPWNMGRAIFMLFGFLSIVSMILIFVIGIQPPNDWALYITVGFFILTAIVWFAFERNRFQGPPLGDIIAARQAAIKAAERAVGETGH; from the coding sequence ATGGCAGAACCGGGTTACACCGAAGTCGACAAAGCGGAGGACATGAAGGTCCTCCACAACATGGGCTACGCCCAGGAACTGGAGCGGCGCCTCAGCCGCTTCTCGAATTTCGCGGTTTCCTTCTCCATCATCTGCATCCTGTCCGGCGGCATCAATTCGCTGGCGCAGGCGACCTCCGGCGCCGGCGGCATCGGCATCGGCATCGGCTGGCTCGTCGGCTGTTTCGTGTCGCTCACCTTTGCGGTCGCGATGTCACAGATCAGCTCGGCCTATCCGACGGCCGGCGGCCTCTATCACTGGGGCTCGATCCTCGGCAATCGCGGCACCGGATGGGTGACGGCCTGGCTCAACCTGCTCGGCCTGATCACCGTGCTCGGCGCCATCAATGTCGGCACCTGGACCTTCTTCCTCGGCGCTTTCGGGCCGGCGCTCGGCATCGAGGGCAATCTGACCAACCAGATGATCTTCCTGGTCATCATTACCGGCGCGCAAGCGCTGATCAACCACCTCGGCATCAAGCTGACGGCCAAGCTCACCGACTTCTCGGGCTACCTGATCTTCTTCGGCTCGATCCTGATCGCGGTGGTCTGCCTGCTCTCGGCCGAGACGTGGGACTTCAGCCGTCTCTTCACCTTCCACAACTACTCCGGCGACGCCGGGGGCGGCGTGTGGCCGCAGGTGTCGAATGCCTGGGTTTTCGCGCTCGGCCTCCTGCTGCCGATCTACACGATCACCGGCTATGACGCTTCCGCGCACACCTCCGAGGAGACCATCAAGGCGGCGTCTTCGGTGCCGCGCGCGATGGTGATGTCGGTCATCTGGTCGGCGCTGTTCGGCTATCTCTTCCTGGCCTCCTTCATCGTGATGATCCCGAACATGGACGAGGCCGCCAAGCAGGGCTGGAACGTTTTCTTCTGGGCCTTCGATCAGCGTGTCGGCACCGGGCTCAAGGAGTTCGTCTACCTCATCGTGTTCGTTGCGCAGCTCCTGTGCGGCCTTGCCACCGTCACCTCCGCCTCGCGCATGATCTTCGCCTTCTCGCGTGACGGCGGCCTGCCGGGCTCGGCAGCGCTCGCCAAGGTCAGCCCGACTCATCGCACCCCGGTGGCGGCGATCTGGACTGCGTCGATCCTGTCGGTGCTGTTCGTGTGGGGCTCGTCGGTAGTCTCGGTCGCCGGCACCTCGGCCTATACGATCGTGGTGTCCTGCACTGTCATCTTCCTGTTCCTTTCCTTCATCGTGCCGATCGTGCTCGGCATGATGGCCTGGGGAACCCCGAAGTGGGACAAAATGGGGCCATGGAACATGGGCCGCGCCATCTTCATGCTGTTCGGGTTCCTGTCGATCGTGTCGATGATCCTGATCTTCGTCATCGGCATCCAGCCGCCGAACGACTGGGCGCTCTACATCACCGTCGGCTTCTTCATCCTGACGGCGATCGTCTGGTTCGCCTTCGAGCGCAACCGCTTCCAGGGTCCGCCGTTGGGCGACATCATCGCGGCGCGGCAGGCAGCGATCAAGGCGGCCGAACGGGCGGTGGGCGAGACCGGCCACTGA
- a CDS encoding aldehyde dehydrogenase family protein, whose product MTETVKLKSPIDGSIYAERPVASDQAINAAVERARAAQEKWAETPVVERGKYMLAMLEALVDMSDEIIPEIAWQMGRPVRYGGEFGGVRERANYMIEIAEAALKPVMASNPKDGFRRYVKKMPLGVVLVIAPWNYPYLTAVNTIVPALMAGSAVILKHAAQTLLVGERFQQAFDKAGLPKGLFQNLVMNHGQTERLLGSGKIDHVNFTGSVAGGRAIEKAAAGTFMTLGLELGGKDPAYVLPDAKMDHAVANLVDGAFFNSGQCCCGIERVYVHEKVYDAFVEGFIAETKNYVVGNPLEQATTMGPMAEARFADLIREQKAEALRKGAMAHINMKVENDRPGSPYLAPEVLTDVDHQMSVMREESFGPIVGIMKVRNDEEAIALMNDSPYGLTASIWTRDIERAAAIGDRVETGTVFMNRCDYLDPALVWTGVKDTGKGAALSAIGYDNLTRPKSYHLREAI is encoded by the coding sequence ATGACCGAAACGGTCAAACTGAAATCTCCCATCGACGGCTCGATCTATGCCGAGCGGCCGGTGGCGAGCGACCAGGCGATCAACGCTGCGGTCGAGCGCGCCAGGGCGGCTCAGGAAAAATGGGCCGAGACGCCGGTGGTCGAACGCGGCAAGTACATGCTGGCGATGCTCGAAGCACTGGTCGACATGAGCGATGAGATCATCCCCGAGATCGCCTGGCAGATGGGGCGGCCGGTGCGCTATGGCGGCGAGTTCGGCGGCGTCAGGGAACGCGCCAACTACATGATCGAGATCGCTGAAGCTGCGCTGAAGCCGGTGATGGCCTCCAACCCGAAGGACGGCTTCCGCCGTTACGTGAAGAAGATGCCGCTCGGCGTCGTGCTGGTGATCGCGCCGTGGAATTATCCTTACCTGACCGCGGTCAACACGATCGTGCCGGCATTGATGGCTGGAAGTGCGGTCATCCTCAAGCATGCGGCGCAGACGCTGCTCGTGGGGGAGCGTTTCCAGCAGGCTTTCGACAAGGCGGGCCTGCCCAAGGGCCTGTTCCAGAATCTGGTCATGAACCACGGCCAGACGGAGCGGCTGCTCGGTTCGGGCAAGATCGACCATGTCAACTTCACCGGGTCGGTGGCTGGCGGCCGCGCCATCGAGAAGGCGGCGGCGGGCACCTTCATGACGCTCGGGCTCGAACTCGGCGGCAAGGATCCCGCCTATGTGCTGCCCGACGCCAAGATGGACCACGCGGTCGCCAATCTGGTCGACGGCGCCTTCTTCAATTCAGGCCAGTGCTGCTGCGGCATCGAGCGCGTCTATGTGCATGAGAAGGTCTACGACGCGTTCGTCGAAGGCTTCATTGCCGAGACCAAGAACTACGTCGTCGGCAATCCGCTGGAGCAGGCGACGACAATGGGCCCGATGGCGGAGGCGCGGTTCGCCGACCTGATCCGCGAGCAGAAGGCCGAAGCGCTGCGCAAGGGCGCCATGGCGCACATCAACATGAAGGTCGAGAACGACCGGCCGGGCTCGCCCTATCTGGCGCCCGAGGTGCTGACCGATGTCGACCATCAGATGAGCGTCATGCGCGAGGAAAGTTTTGGGCCGATCGTCGGCATCATGAAGGTGCGCAACGACGAGGAAGCCATCGCGCTGATGAACGACAGTCCCTACGGGCTGACGGCCTCGATCTGGACGCGCGACATCGAGCGGGCGGCGGCAATCGGCGACCGCGTCGAGACCGGCACGGTGTTCATGAACCGCTGCGACTATCTCGACCCGGCGCTGGTCTGGACCGGCGTCAAGGACACCGGCAAGGGCGCTGCCCTTTCGGCCATCGGTTACGACAATTTGACCAGGCCGAAATCCTATCACCTGCGCGAAGCAATCTGA
- a CDS encoding ABC transporter permease subunit gives MTDLSLSNKAIAGKTAPPAEARSLKLPTQWLGVTPFFVFAIMFLILPTLYLMLGAFQNEAGEFTFANIVALFSANIVAAYWISIKVSLASSLIGAFAGLAIAIAIVRGGLPNWIRSATLTFSGVASNFAGVPLAFAFIATLGRLGLVTVLLNTLVGLNIYAHGFNLLSFWGLTITYVYFQIPLMVVIIVPAIDGLKREWGEAAATLGATQAQYWRMVVIPVLWPSFLGTVILLFANAFGAIATAYALTGSSLNIVPILLYAQIRGDVLHNAHLGYAIAFGMIFITGLANIFYIWFRTRSERWLK, from the coding sequence ATGACCGATCTCTCGCTCTCCAACAAAGCAATTGCGGGAAAGACTGCGCCGCCAGCCGAGGCACGAAGCCTGAAGCTGCCCACGCAGTGGCTTGGCGTCACGCCGTTCTTCGTCTTCGCCATCATGTTCCTGATCCTACCCACGCTCTACCTGATGCTGGGCGCGTTCCAGAACGAGGCGGGCGAATTCACCTTTGCAAACATCGTCGCGCTCTTCTCGGCCAACATCGTGGCCGCCTACTGGATCTCCATAAAGGTCAGTCTGGCGTCTTCGCTGATCGGCGCTTTCGCTGGCCTCGCCATAGCCATCGCGATCGTGCGCGGCGGACTGCCCAACTGGATACGATCGGCGACTCTGACCTTCTCCGGCGTCGCGTCCAATTTCGCCGGCGTGCCGCTGGCCTTTGCCTTCATCGCAACGCTGGGCCGCCTCGGCCTCGTCACGGTCCTGCTCAACACGCTGGTTGGTCTGAACATCTATGCGCATGGCTTCAACCTGCTGTCGTTCTGGGGGCTGACGATCACCTATGTCTATTTCCAGATCCCGCTGATGGTGGTCATCATCGTGCCGGCGATCGATGGGCTGAAGCGGGAATGGGGCGAGGCCGCCGCCACGCTCGGCGCCACCCAGGCGCAATATTGGCGCATGGTGGTCATTCCGGTGCTATGGCCGAGCTTCCTCGGCACCGTCATCCTGCTCTTCGCCAATGCTTTCGGGGCGATTGCGACCGCGTACGCGCTGACCGGCTCTTCGTTGAACATCGTGCCGATCCTGCTCTACGCGCAGATCCGCGGCGACGTGCTGCACAACGCCCATCTCGGCTATGCGATCGCTTTCGGCATGATCTTCATCACCGGGCTTGCCAACATCTTCTACATCTGGTTCCGGACGCGCTCGGAGAGGTGGCTGAAATGA